A genomic stretch from Podospora pseudoanserina strain CBS 124.78 chromosome 3, whole genome shotgun sequence includes:
- a CDS encoding hypothetical protein (EggNog:ENOG503NZDZ; COG:A), with the protein MANPTADLSSILQLLQDSQRPANATPPVAQPGQPGPPPSLPQAPYGAPPAHNPYPPQVAPPVYQPPPPAAYSYPQPTSSGNIDLSSIRPDSTGALSFQEAIERAKASATQAGLTPYDRHNAGYPGDRGSDSRGYQQRSRSRSPRGREGFRDSNPYRDERRDYGAPSRDYGRDRSFSPRRQGFSPRGHHGGGGRDRDRSPLRGSGDNVETMQVEKSLVGLIIGRQGENLRRVESESRCRVQFINAENEAEPYRVCRITGARAQREEAKAMINRIIADSGMRSGPPGGGGGGHLGGDRGGRDAPRPDRNAPPIPKEGEDTLVIMVPDRTVGLIIGRGGETIRDLQERSGCHINIVSENKSVNGLRPVNLIGTPAATKSAKELILEIVDSDSRNTATGGNARAPRNDGGYGGGGQDKINDSIYVPSDAVGMIIGKGGETIREMQNTTGCKINVSQSSGSGETEREIGLVGSRDSIERAKVAIREKVEAAQNKSGGGGRGGHRDGGGARGHHRDYDNPNYGHASNQQNAPQSMPASSATPAAGAGGEADPYAAYGGYDAYVALWWQSQYGAQLGGQTGASQPPGAGSS; encoded by the exons ATGGCTAATCCCACCGCTGACCTCAGCTCCATCCTTCAGCTGCTCCAGG ATTCCCAGAGACCTGCCAATGCGACTCCTCCTGTCGCCCAGCCTGGCCAGCCTggccctcctccctctctgcccCAGGCGCCTTATGGTGCTCCTCCGGCGCATAACCCATATCCCCCTCAAGTTGCTCCGCCTGTTTACCAGCCCCCACCTCCTGCGGCCTACTCTTACCCTCAGCCTACTTCGAGCGGCAACATCGATTTGAGCTCAATCAGACCCGACTCTACAGGGGCTCTATCGTTCCAGGAGGCCATCGAGCGAGCTAAAGCTTCTGCTACCCAGGCTGGCCTGACCCCTTATGACCGACACAATGCTGGGTATCCCGGTGATCGAGGTTCCGACTCTCGCGGATACCAACAGAGATCCCGGTCCAGAAGTCCCCGAGGCCGTGAAGGCTTTCGTGACAGCAACCCTTACCGAGACGAGCGCCGGGACTACGGCGCCCCGAGTCGCGACTATGGGCGCGATCGCTCCTTTTCCCCCCGCCGTCAGGGTTTCTCCCCCCGTGGTCaccatggtggtggcggtcgCGACAGAGATCGGTCTCCCCTTCGAGGCAGCGGAGACAATGTCGAAACGATGCAAGTGGAGAAGAGCTTGGTAGGGCTCATTATTGGCCGCCAGGGCGAGAACCTTCGACGTGTCGAGAGTGAGAGCCGTTGCCGCGTCCAGTTCATCAACGCCGAGAACGAGGCCGAGCCGTATCGCGTATGCAGAATCACTGGCGCCCGCGCCCAACGCGAAGAGGCCAAAGCCATGATCAATCGCATCATTGCGGACAGCGGCATGCGCAGCGGACCCcctggtggcggcggtggtggccatcTTGGCGGAGACAGAGGTGGCCGTGATGCTCCCCGTCCCGATCGCAACGCTCCCCCCATCCCGAAAGAAGGTGAAGATACGCTTGTGATTATGGTCCCTGATAGAACCGTGGGCCTTATTATCGGTCGTGGCGGTGAGACGATTCGTGATCTTCAGGAACGCAGTGGCTGCCACATCAACATCGTCTCGGAGAACAAGAGTGTGAACGGACTTCGTCCCGTCAACCTCATCGGCACTCCAGCTGCCACCAAGAGTGCCAAGGAGCTCATCTTAGAAATTGTGGACAGTGACAGCCGCAATACGGCCACTGGCGGTAACGCGCGCGCTCCTCGGAACGACGGTGGctatggcggcggtggccaAGACAAAATCAATGATTCCATCTATGTGCCCTCGGATGCCGTTGGTATGATCATTGGCAAAGGCGGCGAGACCATCCGGGAGATGCAGAACACCACGGGCTGCAAGATCAATGTATCCCAGTCCTCTGGAAGTGGCGAGACGGAACGCGAGATTGGGCTAGTCGGCAGCCGCGATAGCATCGAGCGTGCCAAGGTTGCCATCCGTGAGAAGGTTGAAGCTGCT CAGAACAAGtccggtggaggtggtcgtggtggtcatcgtgacggtggtggcgccCGTGGTCATCACCGTGACTATGACAACCCGAACTATGGCCACGCATCTAACCAACAGAACGCTCCCCAGTCCATGCCCGCTAGCAGTGCAACTCCTGCTGCCGGCGCGGGAGGCGAAGCTGATCCCTATGCTGCTT ATGGCGGTTATGATGCTTATGTCGCGCTCTGGTGGCAGTCCCAATATGGTGCTCAACTCGGTGGCCAGACCGGGGCTTCCCAGCCTCCTGGCGCCGGCTCCTCCTGA
- a CDS encoding hypothetical protein (EggNog:ENOG503P14Z; COG:Q) — protein sequence MEAALLKFTLPTMAGAVLLSLVGYFLLRAIYNLFFHPLKDIPGPKSWSATRLPYIWALLRGTFVHDIQKLHRKYGPILRIAPNELTFTHPSAWNDILQSHRGRPPFPKDPTWWTTQRVHTEGLLTALNHETHARMRKALTPGFTTRALRSQEPIIQRYVNLLVERLSEMIDSPSSGEKDNKGVAKAEVDISPWFNFVTFDIFGDLAFGESFHCLENSKYHPWVAILFHTPAMATKVAAARFYPWLESALFKLIPPSLRKMQQDHWGQVVERVAKRMNYEVEREDIMSPILRGNTKNEMSLDDINGSFMALVIAGSETTATALTGMMNYLVQNPQYLRKVTDEVRGLGDDGREITLDSLRELKWLNAVLTEALRLCMPIPWILPRRVPDAGGVVAGVTLPGQTLVSIQAYAMQRDPNYWRSADEFLPERWLPDASKPESEFYTDKREAFQPFSMGPRICLGIHLAWAEMRLITTKLLRAFDFEAVDGKRLEWESLKTFMLVERKPVVVRMRHASH from the coding sequence ATGGAAGCTGCGTTACTCAAATTCACCTTGCCAACCATGGCTGGCGCCGTCCTCCTTTCTTTGGTTGGTTACTTCCTCCTTCGCGCCATCtacaacctcttcttccaccctCTCAAAGACATCCCCGGTCCCAAATCATGGTCCGCCACTCGCCTGCCCTACATCTGGGCTCTCCTTCGCGGGACCTTCGTCCATGATATCCAGAAGCTCCACCGCAAATACGGCCCGATCTTGAGAATCGCACCCAATGAGTTGACATTTACGCACCCATCTGCCTGGAATGACATACTGCAATCCCATCGCGGAAGGCCGCCGTTTCCCAAAGATCCGACTTGGTGGACTACGCAGCGTGTCCACACCGAGGGCTTGCTCACAGCTCTCAACCACGAGACGCACGCCCGCATGAGAAAGGCCTTGACCCCGGGCTTCACCACCCGCGCTCTGCGGTCTCAGGAACCAATCATCCAACGCTACGTCAACTTGCTTGTCGAGCGTCTTTCCGAAATGATCGACTCCCCATCCTCAGGCGAAAAAGATAACAAAGGTGTGGCCAAGGCGGAGGTAGATATCAGCCCCTGGTTCAACTTTGTGACCTTTGACATCTTTGGCGATCTTGCTTTTGGTGAGAGCTTCCACTGCCTGGAGAACAGCAAATATCACCCCTGGGTGGCCATTCTCTTCCACACGCCCGCAATGGCAACCAAGGTTGCTGCGGCGAGGTTCTACCCCTGGCTGGAGTCTGCTTTGTTCAAGCTCATACCTCCATCGCTCAGGAAGATGCAACAGGATCACtgggggcaggtggtggagagggtggccAAGAGGATGAATTatgaggtggagagggaggatatTATGAGCCCCATTCTGCGAGGAAACACCAAGAACGAGATGTCGCTAGATGATATCAACGGGTCGTTTATGGCGCTTGTGATTGCTGGCAGCGAGACTACTGCGACGGCGTTGACGGGTATGATGAATTATCTGGTCCAGAACCCGCAGTATTTGAGGAAAGTAACGGACGAAGTCAGAGGGCTCGGCGAcgatgggagggagatcaCGCTGGACTCGCTACGGGAGCTGAAGTGGCTGAATGCAGTGCTGACCGAGGCGTTGAGGTTGTGCATGCCTATACCTTGGATCTTGCCGAGACGGGTGCCAGATGCGGGTGGGGTGGTTGCGGGAGTGACACTGCCGGGTCAGACGTTGGTGTCGATCCAGGCGTATGCTATGCAACGGGATCCCAATTACTGGCGCAGTGCTGATGAGTTCTTGCCCGAGAGATGGTTACCTGATGCCTCCAAGCCAGAGTCGGAATTCTATACAGACAAGAGAGAGGCATTCCAACCGTTCAGCATGGGACCGAGAATCTGTCTCGGGATTCACCTGGCTTGGGCCGAGATGCGGTTGATCACAACCAAGCTGCTGAGGGCGTTTGATTTTGAAGCGGTCGACGGGAAAAGGCTCGAGTGGGAGAGCCTAAAGACTTTCATGTTGGTTGAGAGGAAGCCCGTGGTTGTGAGGATGCGACATGCCTCtcattga
- a CDS encoding hypothetical protein (EggNog:ENOG503PGUC; COG:S), with amino-acid sequence MASNTPTPLTKANNPLDFMTKVSPSAYVYTPPTSTNSTSQNNDPKLLLLATWMGARDVHIAKYLLPYQSLYPSSSIVLLRSEPRHFFSKTSAPNDVAPVVPFVKSLFVGSPTPDDKTKPEVLIHLWSNGGSLMLHHLRQALTPEALPRYVIIYDSCPGQYRYLSAFKAFSAGSKGVVYWLVAPMLHLFCAWGWFWHVFIGKNKTGPLAYLNRGHNDWEKLGGKEVRGVYLQRGG; translated from the coding sequence ATggcctccaacacccccacccctctcaccaaagccaacaaccccctcgaCTTCATGACCAAAGTCTCACCCTCAGCCTACGTTtacacccctcccacatctACCAACAGCACCTCCCAGAACAACGACCCAAAACTCCTTCTCCTAGCCACCTGGATGGGCGCCCGTGACGTCCATATAGCCAAATACCTCCTCCCCTATCAGTCCCtctacccctcctcctccatcgtcCTGCTACGTTCCGAACCACGCCACTTCTTCTCCAAAACCTCGGCGCCGAACGACGTAGCTCCCGTGGTGCCCTTTGTAAAATCCCTTTTTGTCGGgtcaccaaccccagatGACAAGACCAAGCCAGAAGTGCTGATCCACCTCTGGTCCAACGGCGGCAGTCTAATGctgcaccacctccgccagGCCCTAACCCCCGAGGCCCTGCCCAGATATGTCATCATCTACGACTCTTGTCCCGGCCAGTACAGGTACTTGTCTGCGTTCAAAGCCTTCTCTGCTGGGTcaaagggggtggtgtacTGGTTAGTCGCGCCGATGCTCCACCTCTTCTGTGCGTGGGGGTGGTTCTGGCACGTTTTTATTGGGAAGAACAAGACGGGACCGTTGGCGTATTTGAACAGGGGGCACAATGACTGGGAAAAgctgggggggaaggaggtgaggggggtaTATCTACAGCGAGGGGGATGA
- a CDS encoding hypothetical protein (EggNog:ENOG503PGU1), with protein MCRKVVFAGMCSHCNGGPFEWTLLSRELPCLDAKNSGLFGGCPTGVERDEKQHEQECAACEALLGADEGYGPGMEDEETLGFVGYYTGDFGAIPPPTTTSNPTGNGDGHPSHITHHHHHHVKKGSGEYHDWNVVAVGAAAAAADHDYHHKKAYSADKSVAGGQASGMRRSSERRGSGGDESRRKKKQRKT; from the coding sequence ATGTGCCGCAAAGTAGTCTTCGCCGGCATGTGCTCCCACTGCAACGGCGGCCCCTTCGAATggaccctcctctcccgcgaGCTCCCCTGCCTCGACGCGAAAAACAGCGGCCTCTTTGGCGGCTGCCCGACCGGCGTCGAGAGGGACGAGAAACAACACGAGCAAGAATGCGCCGCCTGCGAGGCGCTGCTGGGCGCGGACGAGGGCTACGGGCCCGGCATGGAGGACGAAGAGACACTCGGGTTTGTGGGTTACTACACCGGCGACTTTGGcgccatccccccccccaccaccaccagcaatcCCACCGGTAATGGTGATGGCCATCCCAGTCACATcacgcatcatcatcatcatcacgtCAAGAAGGGGAGCGGGGAGTACCACGACTGGAACgtggtggctgttggtgctgctgctgctgctgcggatCATGACTATCATCACAAAAAAGCATACAGTGCTGACAAGagtgttgctggtgggcaGGCGTCAGGGATGAGGCGATCGtcagagaggagggggagcgggggggatgagtcgaggaggaagaagaagcagcgcAAGACTTGA
- the FBP26 gene encoding Fructose-2,6-bisphosphatase (COG:G; EggNog:ENOG503NTVY), translated as MAPRTNGVGIRPEETRICVVMVGLPARGKSYIAQKAQRYLKWLSIPAATFNVGNYRRNDAPHPSADFFDTNNAEGERKRRAAAEAAVADMMKWFKSGGVVGILDATNSTKERRKWVLDRINQEGVDVIFVESKCDEEELIMANIRDVKTTSPDYQGQDPEQAALDFRNRIRNYEKVYKTINADGDEDHLTYLKIMNVGRQVIINRIQDYLQSRIVYYLMNLHIRPRSVWLSRHGESMLNLEGRIGGDADLSHRGEEYALKLPELVLESSDRPLTVWTSTLKRTIATARHLPKHYNQLQWKALDELDAGVCDGMTYQEIADMYPEDFQARDEDKYNYRYRGGESYRDVVIRLEPIIMELERSEDILIISHQAVIRCIYAYFMQKTQEESPWVPVPLHTLMKLTPRAYGTEVQIYKAEVKAVSTWRGKGSTAKHEDPKPEGGV; from the exons atGGCTCCAAGGACTAACGGCGTCGGGATTCGGCCCGAGGAAACCCGCATCTgcgtggtgatggttgggcTTCCAGCTCGCGGGAAAAGTTATATTGCCCAAAAAG CTCAGCGATACCTCAAGTGGCTCTCGATCCCCGCGGCGACCTTCAATGTGGGCAACTACCGGCGCAACGAcgccccccatccctcagcTGACTTCTTCGACACCAACAATGCCGAGGGCGAGCGCAAGCGACGGGCTGCGGCCGAGGCTGCCGTGGCAGACATGATGAAGTGGTTCAAGAGCGGTGGAGTGGTTGGTATTCTCGATGCAACAAACAGCACCAAGGAGCGCCGGAAATGGGTGCTCGACCGAATCAACCAAGAAGGTGTCGACGTCATTTTTGTCGAGTCCAAATGTGACGAAGAGGAGCTCATCATGGCCAACATTCGGGATGTCAAGACTACTAGTCCGGACTACCAGGGCCAGGACCCAGAGCAAGCCGCGCTCGATTTCCGAAACCGCATCCGCAACTACGAAAAGGTGTACAAGACCATCAACGCCGACGGGGACGAGGATCATCTGACCTACCTCAAGATCATGAACGTGGGACGAcaggtcatcatcaaccgcaTCCAGGATTACCTTCAAAGTCGTATAGTGTATTATCTTATGAACCTTCACATCCGGCCCAGATCAGTCTGGCTCTCTCGG CACGGCGAGTCCATGCTCAACCTGGAGGGCCGcatcggtggtgatgccgatTTGTCTCACCGCGGTGAAGAATATGCGCTCAAGCTCCCCGAGCTGGTTCTCGAATCT AGCGACCGGCCTTTGACGGTCTGGACGTCGACCCTGAAACGCACCATTGCGACGGCCCGTCACTTGCCAAAACACTACAACCAATTACAATGGAAGGCGCTCGACGAGCTGGACGCTGGTGTCTGCGACGGCATGACGTACCAGGAGATCGCCGACATGTACCCTGAAGATTTCCAGGCTCGCGACGAAGACAAGTACAACTACCGCTACCGCGGCGGTGAGAGCTACCGGGATGTGGTGATCCGCCTcgagcccatcatcatggaaCTGGAGCGCAGCGAGGACATTCTCATCATTTCTCACCAAGCCGTCATTCGTTGCATCTATGCCTACTTTATGCAAAAGACACAAGAAGAAAGCCCCTGGGTACCAGTACCGCTTCACACGCTCATGAAGCTGACGCCGCGGGCCTACGGCACCGAGGTACAAATCTACAAGGCTGAAGTCAAGGCCGTCAGCACGTGGCGTGGCAAGGGCAGCACCGCTAAGCACGAGGATCCCAAGCCGGAGGGTGGCGTATGA
- a CDS encoding hypothetical protein (EggNog:ENOG503P2G1; COG:O; MEROPS:MER0090759), whose protein sequence is MMISAWWWALACYISAVEGRVTSHLYRQLNSNAPPGITYTLPKGSNALISVKSTTSSSKPYIQKLEPIRSGSLTNKRSVAALLGTHQRSVGGVGYSNVTTTNAYGTQYATESFWDGIKVKLLLDTGSSDTWAVAKSFQCIDYAGGFIPQDACSFGPSAVEKFQYGRTEPVSHMYIQYGDGETVSGPMGFSDISVGNLTVNRQQVCLANSTYWLGNNVTSGLLGMAFPSLTNAYLGDGDDHEMGSAIQYSPFFTSLVEQGKIDPIFSLTIDRNSSSGILALGGIAPATGLDFTREVSMDMIITNLIGVPAASYSYSFYTIIPDGWYYDHTTSTKKIPYIVDSGTTLCYLPPNLAEAINSAYSPPAVYMWMYGAYFTDCNAVSPLVAVILNGIKYWINPQDMIYRNMVDPISGLCMTGIASGGAGPYILGDVFMQNALSIFDIGQAKMRFVPRDKY, encoded by the exons ATGATGATCtctgcttggtggtgggctcTTGCCTGCTACATCTCTGCCGTAGAAGGCCGGGTAACCAGTCATCTTTACCGGCAGCTCAACAGCAATGCTCCCCCAGGCATCACATACACGCTGCCCAAAGGCTCCAATGCTCTGATTTCTGTCAAGAGCACCACCTCTTCATCAAAGCCATACATCCAGAAGCTTGAGCCAATCCGGAGCGGttccctcaccaacaaacgATCTGTGGCCGCCCTCTTGGGCACCCATCAACGCAGTGTCGGAGGTGTTGGCTACAGCAATGTTACGACAACAAATGCTTATGGAACACAATACGCCACCGAATCCTTTTGGGATGGTATCAAggtcaagctcctcctcgacactGGCAGCTCCGACACATGGGCCGTGGCCAAAAGCTTTCAATGCATCGACTATGCCGGCGGGTTTATTCCCCAGGATGCTTGCAGCTTCGGACCCTCTGCTGTCGAAAAGTTCCAGTATGGTCGGACTGAGCCTGTCTCCCACATGTACATCCAATACGGTGACGGCGAGACTGTGTCGGGGCCCATGGGATTCTCGGATATCAGTGTCGGTAACCTCACTGTTAACAGGCAGCAGGTTTGTTTGGCGAATAGCACATACTGGCTCGGCAACAATGTTACCAGTGGGCTGCTGGGTATGGCGTTTCCTTCCTTGACCAATGCCTACCTCGGTGATGGCGACGATCACGAGATGGGGAGTGCCATTCAATACTCGCCGTTCTTTACTTCGTTGGTAGAACAGGGAAAGATTGATCCCATTTTCAGTCTCACGATCGACCGCAACTCTTCGTCGGGGATTCTGGCTCTGGGGGGTATCGCGCCTGCCACTGGGCTGGATTTCACCAGGGAGGTGTCTATGGACATGATCATT ACAAACCTTATCGGAGTTCCGGCAGCATCCTATTCGTATTCCTTCTACACAATCATTCCTGACGGCTGGTACTATgaccacaccaccagcaccaagaaGATCCCGTACATTGTTGACAGTGGGACCACATTGTGCTATCTCCCTCCCA ATCTTGCCGAAGCCATCAATTCCGCCTACTCCCCTCCGGCCGTCTACATGTGGATGTACGGTGCTTATTTCACCGACTGCAACGCAGTTTCGCCCCTGGTCGCCGTCATTCTTAACGGCATCAAGTACTGGATCAATCCGCAGGATATGATTTATCGGAACATGGTTGACCCCATCTCTGGCCTGTGCATGACGGGAATCGccagtggtggtgccgggCCATATATCCTGGGTGATGTGTTTATGCAGAACGCCCTCTCCATTTTTGATATTGGACAGGCCAAAATGAGGTTTGTCCCGAGAGATAAGTACTGA
- a CDS encoding hypothetical protein (COG:G; EggNog:ENOG503NXUF), giving the protein MADVEKEVAQQSLQERTATSKDGTSSEELEFDYTEEEEAIVRRKIDWHTVPLVTLLYMLCFLDRINIGNARIQGLARDLDMVEGVKFNWALSIFYIIYLLVEVPSNILLKAIGARFYLPLLVCGFGLVSLCTAFVKDFAGLMVARAFLGIFEGGAMPGMAFFLSCFYKRNELLFRIGIYVSAASIAGAFGGLLAAALSQIPSWGAAGAEIHTWRNIFFFEGLITVIIGLLAPIWMPTDPSTAYFLNERERKIAAERLLREHRSDPARKVTWADVKAAVFCIHNYTCALAFFLINITVQGLSVFLPTILNDLGWTNTQAQLYSVPPYVCACVVAIAVAWLSDKSGQRGVWLGSFACLAVVGFAILRWVENTNVRYMAVFFVTIGAFPGGPGFLSWAMNNSAGPSVRAVTSAYVVTLGTIGGIVATWTYIFYDGPKYHTGHTINLVGQIVTACCALFGVLYCARENRVRAAGKRDHRLEGLTEEEAEELGSRHPRFRYWT; this is encoded by the exons atGGCCGACGTGGAAAAGGAAGTCG CCCAGCAGTCGTTGCAGGAGCGCACGGCAACCTCCAAGGATGGCACCTCTTCCGAGGAGCTCGAGTTCGACTAcactgaggaggaggaggccatcgtCCGCCGCAAGATCGACTGGCACACGGTGCCTCTGGTGACGCTCCTCTACATGCTGTGCTTCCTCGACCGCATCAACATCGGCAATGCGCGTATCCAAGGATTGGCCAGGGACCTCGACATGGTGGAAGGCGTCAAGTTCAACTGggccctctccatcttctaCATCATCTACCTGCTCGTCGAGGTGCccagcaacatcctcctcaaggcCATCGGAGCGCGTTTCTACCTCCCACTTCTCGTCTGCGGCTTCGGCCTCGTCTCGTTGTGCACCGCATTCGTCAAGGATTTCGCTGGCCTCATGGTCGCCCGTGCGTTCCTGGGTATCtttgagggtggtgccaTGCCTGGTATGGCCTTCTTCCTGAGCTGCTTCTACAAGCGCAACGAGCTCCTGTTCCGCATCGGTATTTACGTCTCGGCTGCTTCCATCGCCGGTGCTTTTGGTGGTCTCCTGGCCGCCGCCTTGTCCCAGATCCCCTCGTGGGGAGCCGCGGGCGCCGAGATCCACACGTGGCGcaacatcttcttctttgagGGTCtcatcaccgtcatcatTGGTCTTTTGGCGCCCATTTGGATGCCTACTGATCCGTCGACCGCCTACTTCCTCAACGAACGCGAGCGAAAGATCGCCGCTGAGCGTTTGTTGCGTGAGCACAGGTCTGATCCCGCCAGGAAGGTCACCTGGGCCGATGTCAAGGCTGCTGTTTTCTGCATCCACAACTACACCTGCGCCctggccttcttcctcatcaacatcaccgtCCAGGGTCTCTCGGTGTTCctgcccaccatcctcaacgaCCTCGGCTGGACCAACACCCAAGCGCAGCTTTACTCTGTGCCTCCCTACGTGTGCGCCTGCGTGGTTGCCATCGCCGTGGCGTGGCTCAGCGACAAGTCCGGGCAGCGTGGTGTCTGGCTGGGTTCGTTTGCCTGCCTCGCCGTGGTTGGCTTCGCCATCCTGCGATGGGTTGAGAACACCAACGTTCGCTACATGGCCGTGTTTTTTGTCACCATCGGTGCTTTCCCGGGCGGCCCTGGTTTCCTTAGTTGGGCGATGAACA ATTCTGCGGGGCCTTCGGTTCGGGCTGTTACCAGCGCCTATGTTGTCACGCTTGGAACCATTGGTGGTATCGTCGCAAC TTGGACCTACATCTTCTACGACGGTCCCAAGTATCACACTGGccacaccatcaacctcgttGGCCAAATCGTCACGGCATGCTGCGCCCTGTTTGGTGTCTTGTACTGTGCGCGGGAGAACAGGGTTCGGGCCGCTGGAAAGCGCGATCACCGTCTGGAGGGTctgaccgaggaggaggccgaggagctgggcaGCAGACACCCTCGTTTCCGCTACTGGACTTGA
- a CDS encoding hypothetical protein (EggNog:ENOG503PQDE) → MKVSFLTTLFLGVALALETPVLERRARAGTLRKFNGAAPPPRAAKVPSSAPAGYKTSVATANVKLSIDSLTPATLRRREDQVETRQVSASDFFECYNANPAPRPQDCDVIVDQVSSSNDLLIVSASSCLVFSFGTCQAFFCSLCTTLTTDTNFIADQLDIVDALCVEGGQTGSIVGEDAPQWDAGFTYAGAGLPFYDVC, encoded by the exons ATGAAGGTCTCTTTCCTCACCACTCTCTTCCTGGGCGTCGCCCTCGCTCTCGAGACTCCTGTTCTCGAAAGACGGGCACGTGCCGGTACCCTTCGCAAATTCAACGGCgccgctccccctcctcgtgCTGCCAAAGTCCCCTCCAGCGCTCCCGCCGGCTACAAGACAAGCGTAGCCACAGCCAATGTTAAGCTGTCAATCGACTCACTCACTCCTGCCACCCTCCGCCGCAGGGAGGACCAGGTGGAGACCCGTCAAGTTTCTGCCAGTGATTTCTTTGAATGCTACAATGCC AACCCCGCCCCCCGACCCCAAGACTGCGACGTAATCGTCGACCAAGTCTCCAGCTCCAACGACCTGCTCATCGTCTCGGCCAGCTCGTGTCTTGTCTTCTCTTTTGGCACCTGCCAGGCCTTCTTCTGCAGCTTGTGCACCACCCTGACGACAGACACCAACTTTATCGCCGATCAGCTCGATATTGTTGATGCGCTGTGTGTCGAGGGCGGGCAGACGGGATCGATTGTGGGCGAGGATGCCCCTCAGTGGGATGCCGGGTTTACTTATGCTGGGGCTGGGTTGCCTTTTTATGATGTTTGCTGA